One Helianthus annuus cultivar XRQ/B chromosome 12, HanXRQr2.0-SUNRISE, whole genome shotgun sequence genomic region harbors:
- the LOC110893224 gene encoding uncharacterized protein LOC110893224: protein MKNFLWGGTEEVKRMNWVAWDIVTRPKKLSGLGTNKLKLANEALLSKWIWRFRSEEDSLWKKVITACHGKRRKWSFFPSNSNLTGVWKNIMSLESKMLIDGKRINLLFKGVLGKGDCIRFWIDVWFENTPLMIKWPLLFALEKEKCCLVKVGPRRLARVVNGDGAGRYSTSSFRSLFYSSSGSNQGYRLWKGGWIKSKCDIFIWRASQDRIPTRQALARRNILIVSVDCILCGADTEIVDHLFSACSIAASVWEKISDWIKIPPVFAFSFGDILSTHERVGENRKAKDIIRGLLMIACWCIWKACNEKFFSNGKGCSTEIFGEVKSIGFRWLKCRSSHKSIVWSEWCKSPMYML from the exons ATGAAGAATTTTCTCTGGGGTGGGACGGAGGAAGTGAAGAGAATGAATTGGGTCGCCTGGGATATCGTCACCAGGCCTAAAAAGCTTAGCGGGCTTGGAACCAATAAACTTAAGCTTGCGAATGAAGCTCTTTTGTCGAAGTGGATATGGAGATTCCGGTCGGAAGAGGATAGTCTTTGGAAGAAAGTTATTACGGCATGCCACGGTAAGAGAAGAAAGTGGTCGTTTTTTCCATCCAATTCTAATTTGACAGGGGTTTGGAAAAATATCATGAGTTTAGAATCCAAAATGCTTATTGACGGTAAAAGAATTAACCTTCTTTTCAAAGGGGTGCTGGGTAAAGGGGATTGTATCCGATTTTGGATTGATGTGTGGTTTGAGAACACTCCCCTGATGATTAAATGGCCTTTGCTGTTCGCATTGGAAAAGGAGAAATGTTGTCTGGTTAAGGTAGGGCCCCGGAGGCTGGCTCGGGTGGTCAATGGAGATGGTGCTG GTCGGTACTCCACCTCTTCTTTTAGATCTTTGTTTTATAGTTCTTCCGGTTCGAATCAAGGGTATAGGCTGTGGAAAGGGGGTTGGATTAAATCCAAATGTGACATTTTCATCTGGAGAGCATCTCAAGATCGGATTCCTACGAGACAGGCGTTGGCTAGAAGGAACATCCTGATTGTTTCAGTGGATTGTATCTTGTGTGGTGCGGATACCGAGATTGTGGACCATCTTTTTTCTGCTTGTAGTATTGCGGCCTCGGTTTGGGAGAAAATCAGCGATTGGATTAAGATCCCCCCTGTATTCGCTTTCTCGTTTGGGGATATTCTTTCGACTCATGAAAGGGTTGGGGAGAACAGGAAAGCCAAAGATATTATTCGGGGCCTTTTAATGATTGCTTGCTGGTGTATTTGGAAAGCTTGTAACGAAAAGTTCTTCTCGAACGGTAAAGGATGCAGTACTGAAATCTTCGGGGAAGTGAAATCTATTGGTTTTCGTTGGTTAAAGTGTAGATCTTCTCATAAAAGTATAGTGTGGAGTGAATGGTGTAAGTCTCCTATGTATATGCTGTAA
- the LOC110893225 gene encoding uncharacterized mitochondrial protein AtMg01250-like — protein MGSVLVDGSPTKEFKFKKGLRQGDPLSPFLFVIAMEVTNMLMQRAVKLGVYHGCQLPNSGPNLSHLCYADDVLFIDLWSKENVFALNRLLRWLNLISGLKVNCRKCKLFGIGVLDSEVARLAKVVNCEVGSLPLTHLGIPIGII, from the coding sequence ATGGGATCGGTGCTTGTGGATGGGTCGCCAACCAAAGAATTTAAATTCAAGAAAGGTTTAAGACAAGGGGATCCTTTATCCCCTTTTCTTTTCGTCATAGCTATGGAAGTAACTAATATGCTAATGCAAAGGGCTGTCAAATTAGGAGTTTATCACGGATGCCAACTTCCGAATAGCGGGCCGAATTTGTCCCATTTGTGCTATGCAGATGATGTTCTCTTTATTGATCTCTGGTCTAAAGAGAACGTTTTTGCTTTGAACAGGCTTTTAAGGTGGCTCAACCTGATTTCTGGGCTTAAAGTTAATTGCAGAAAATGCAAATTATTTGGTATAGGGGTTTTGGATAGCGAGGTGGCTCGTCTTGCTAAGGTGGTAAATTGTGAAGTTGGATCTCTACCATTAACGCATTTGGGCATCCCTATTGGCATAATATGA
- the LOC110893226 gene encoding uncharacterized protein LOC110893226: MTDKGNDEAVPRVTEQMREVIAEEVGKAIENSLSGFIDKIQNTVLSVVDERIKKLEDNANLAKEKLGERKGCSYKEFMACKPPLYHGEVDPIVCQRWLSDIEGVFERTHCDTSDFVAYGTGQLRGQAKDRWDNKKKEIGNEEAKAMTWDEFKVPFLKHHSPKAVINRIKEEFIQLRQKGESIDKITGIFLDKLRFCEELVTTEEQKVYYYYNMLSAEYREFMTPSKYETLTEIINAAREREIELKKQIERGERRAQEVNPSPTKKARVTDSSKKQEGKSSTPSCKVCGKGHKGECRFKDKPCPICGKTGHTAALCPGKMSVCYKCYQPGHKKSECPELVGKKDDKSTHTEAPKAKARSFQLTAVEAKTEPDVVSGIFAINSVPAHVLFDTGANKSFISHGLIRHPSFVLTKLPIPLEVEIGDNKNFLVCDICRDCKISIDDEEYPIDLIPMSMGEFQVVVGMDWLSRHHAKVMCFRKEIKLTSPSGKSVTIHGEKEGKPVMC, translated from the coding sequence aTGACGGATAAGGGAAATGACGAAGCGGTGCCTAGAGTCACCGAgcaaatgagagaagtgattgctgAAGAGGTAGGAAAAGCAATCGAGAACAGTTTGTCGGGTTTCATCGATAAAATCCAAAACACGGTGTTATCAGTGGTGGATGAAAGAataaagaaattggaggataatgcCAATTTAGCTAAGGAGAAATTGGGAGAGCGTAAGGGTTGCTCGTACAAGGAATTTATGGCATGTAAACCGCCACTCTATCACGGAGAAGTGGATCcgatagtgtgccaaagatggttGAGTGATATTGAAGGGGTGTTCGAGAGAACCCACTGTGATACAAGTGACTTCGTAGCTTATGGAACGGGTCAACTGAGGGGCCAAGCAAAAGACCGGTGGGATAATAAGAAAAAGGAGATTGGTAATGAAGAGGCGAAGGCGATGACatgggacgagtttaaggtaccattccttaaacaTCACAGTCCCAAAGCAGTTATCAATCGGATCAAAGAAGAGTTTATCCAGCTTAGACAGAAGGGCGAATCTATTGACAAGATCACGGGAATCTTTCTCGACAAACTAAGGTTTTGTGAAGAATTGGTGACAACCGAAGAACAAAAGGTGTATTACTATTATAATATGCTAAGCGCGGAGTatcgggagttcatgactccctcaaAATACGAAACCCTCACCGAAATCATCAACGCCGCTCGAGAAAGAGAAATAGAGTTGAAGAAACAAATTGAAAGGGGTGAAAGAAGGGCACAAGAGGTTAATCCAAGCCCTACGAAAAAGGCACGCGTGACAGATTCATCAAAGAAACAAGAAGGAAAGAGCAGTACGCCAAGTTGTAAAGTGTGCGGGAAGGGACACAAGGGTGAGTGTCGATTTAAGGACAAGCCGTGTCCTATTTGTGGGAAGACAGGGCACACGGCTGCGTTGTGCCCGGGGAAAATGTCGGTGTGCTACAAATGTTATCAGCCGGGTCACAAGAAATCTGAGTGCCCGGAGTTGGTCGGAAAGAAGGACGACAAGAGTACGCACACAGAGGCACCAAAAGCAAAAGCAAGATCCTTCCAGTTAACAGCAGTGGAGGCGAAAACGGagcccgatgtggtctcaggtatatttgccaTAAACTCAGTTCCTgcacatgtgttatttgatacgggtgcgaataaatcctttatttcgcATGgacttattcgacatccttcctttgtactaacaaaattacctatacCATTAGAGGTAGAAATAGGTGACAACAAAAACTTCCTTGTATGTGATATATGTCGAGATTGCAAAATAAGCATAGACGATGAGGAATATCCCATAGACTTAATTCCTATGTccatgggagaattccaagtagtggtcgggatggattggttatcccgacaTCATGCAAAGGTCATGTGTTTCCGCAAGGAGATAAAATTAACATCTCCAAGTGGGAAATCGGTCACCATACATGGCGAGAAAGAGGGTAAACCTGTTATGTGCTAG